The following are encoded in a window of Vigna unguiculata cultivar IT97K-499-35 chromosome 8, ASM411807v1, whole genome shotgun sequence genomic DNA:
- the LOC114193686 gene encoding nitrate regulatory gene2 protein-like, whose amino-acid sequence MGCASSKLDDLPAVALCRERCVFLDEAIHQRYALAAAHIAYINSLKAIGHSLHSFVHHDTQRPPPPSPSPPSSSPSPPHKTHQLSKHASPTHSDSGGSHLHFHSDSDDLASLHHSPQSSPIRLPAFYDNSHPPDHHLHINYMKNKAAPSIVYEQRPLSPETGYLGESSSSFYPYPSSYPSYPYTYDPYSAPPFAGSSQPQPQRTPNSKPPPPPPSPPRASTWDFLNFFDNSDDKYYPQPHYTPTPSRDSRELREEEGIPDLEDEDYHHEVVKQVHGDQKLVDPKPEPPNPHHNHLHDEDDDEEEDEDEVEYEVHVVDKKVVDADNDANNKPKDHAAFRSRRPGSRNPLEVAKEIQDLFQRASDSGALIAKILEVGKLPHNRKHAAYQASSKMLQVVSPSLSLISSQPSTSKDAESASNVDLDADLTTGARNLSSTLHKLLLWEKKLYNEVKAEEKMRVIHDRKCRKLKRMDDRGADFHKVDATRTLIRSLSTKIRMAIQVVDKISMTINKIRDEELWPQLKELIQGLTRMWKSMLECHHNQCEAIREARILGSVGSRIKSGDSHLQATKQLEQELINWTFQFSGWISAQKGYVRALNNWLLKCLLYEPEETPDGIVPFSPGRIGAPQIFVICNQWSQALDRISEKEVVDSMHVFTMSVLQIWEQDKLEMHRQMNQNKDLERKVRNIDRDDQKLQKQIQALERKVLLLSGEGKGLSVSENIIYQSDKSSSLQASLQRIFEAMERFTDESVRAYEELLQRSEEESAARNRE is encoded by the exons ATGGGATGTGCCAGCTCCAAGCTGGACGATCTCCCGGCGGTGGCTCTCTGCCGTGAACGCTGCGTTTTTCTCGACGAAGCAATCCACCAGCGCTACGCCCTCGCCGCAGCCCACATCGCTTACATCAACTCCCTCAAGGCAATTGGTCACTCCCTACACTCCTTCGTCCACCACGACACACAGAGGCCGCCGCCGCCGTCTCCCTCCCCCCCCTCCTCCTCTCCCTCTCCCCCCCACAAAACCCACCAGCTCTCCAAGCACGCCTCCCCCACCCACTCCGACTCCGGCGGCTCCCACCTCCACTTCCACTCCGACTCCGATGATCTCGCCTCTCTCCACCACTCCCCTCAATCCTCCCCCATTCGTCTCCCCGCTTTCTACGACAATTCCCACCCACCGGATCACCACCTTCACATCAATTACATGAAGAACAAGGCCGCACCTTCAATTGTCTACGAGCAGAGACCCCTCAGTCCTGAAACTGGCTACCTCGGAGAGTCCTCTTCCTCCTTTTACCCTTACCCTTCCTCTTACCCCTCTTACCCCTACACCTACGATCCCTATTCTGCCCCTCCCTTCGCCGGATCCTCCCAGCCCCAACCCCAGCGAACCCCCAACTCCAAGCCCCCTCCCCCTCCCCCCTCCCCTCCCCGCGCCTCCACCTGGGACTTCCTCAACTTCTTCGATAACTCTGACGACAAGTACTATCCCCAACCTCATTACACCCCCACTCCCAGCCGCGACTCCAGGGAGCTCCGGGAGGAGGAGGGGATCCCCGATTTGGAAGACGAGGATTACCACCACGAAGTCGTCAAGCAGGTTCACGGGGATCAGAAGCTCGTCGACCCCAAGCCTGAACCCCCGAACCCCCACCACAACCACCTCCACGACGAGGACGATGAtgaagaggaagatgaagatgagGTGGAGTACGAAGTTCACGTCGTCGATAAGAAAGTCGTTGATGCCGATAATGATGCCAACAACAAGCCCAAGGACCACGCCGCATTCCGGAGCCGCCGCCCTGGCTCCCGGAATCCCCTCGAGGTCGCCAAAGAGATTCAGGATCTCTTTCAGAGGGCTTCTGATTCCGGTGCCCTAATCGCCAAGATCCTCGAGGTGGGGAAGCTTCCCCACAATCGAAAGCACGCCGCCTATCAAG CTTCTTCCAAGATGTTACAAGTTGTTTCTCCCTCCCTGTCTCTTATTTCCTCCCAACCCTCTACTTCTAAAGATGCCGAATCCGCCTCTAACGTGGATCTTGATGCTGATCTAACAACTGGAGCACGCAATCTTTCCTCGACACTGCATAAGCTCCTACTTTGGGAGAAGAAACTCTATAATGAAGTTAAG GCTGAGGAAAAGATGCGGGTCATCCATGATAGGAAGTGTCGCAAGCTGAAGCGTATGGATGATAGGGGTGCTGATTTTCATAAAGTTGATGCGACTCGGACGTTGATTAGGAGCCTGTCCACAAAAATAAGAATGGCAATTCAGGTTGTGGATAAGATTTCTATGACTATAAATAAGATAAGGGATGAAGAACTGTGGCCACAGCTGAAGGAATTGATCCAAGG GTTGACTAGAATGTGGAAGTCCATGCTTGAATGCCATCATAATCAGTGTGAAGCTATTAGAGAAGCCAGAATTCTGGGTTCCGTGGGATCCAGGATAAAGAGTGGTGATAGTCATCTTCAAGCAACCAAGCAACTTGAACAAGAGCTCATCAATTGGACTTTCCAATTTTCTGGCTGGATAAGTGCCCAGAAGGGTTATGTTAGAGCATTGAATAATTGGCTGCTGAAATGTCTCCTGTACGAACCTGAAGAAACACCTGATGGCATAGTCCCCTTTTCCCCTGGTAGGATTGGGGCTCCGCAAATATTTGTAATATGCAATCAGTGGTCCCAAGCTTTGGATAGAATATCTGAGAAGGAAGTTGTTGATTCCATGCATGTATTTACGATGAGTGTGCTTCAGATATGGGAACAAGATAAGCTAGAAATGCATAGGCAGATGAACCAGAACAAGGATCTCGAGAGAAAGGTGAGAAATATAGATAGAGATGACCAGAAGCTACAGAAGCAAATTCAAGCGTTAGAGCGAAAGGTGCTTCTGCTGTCTGGGGAAGGTAAAGGTCTCTCAGTTTCTGAGAACATCATTTATCAGAGTGACAAAAGCAGTAGCCTACAAGCTAGTTTGCAGCGCATTTTTGAGGCCATGGAGAGATTTACTGACGAATCAGTGAGAGCTTATGAGGAGTTACTACAACgtagtgaagaagaaagtgcCGCCCGAAATCGTGAATAG